The proteins below come from a single Tigriopus californicus strain San Diego chromosome 3, Tcal_SD_v2.1, whole genome shotgun sequence genomic window:
- the LOC131878453 gene encoding uncharacterized protein LOC131878453, translating to MANRRGTVFDFDRDGKLEIGMGEIMTKGASFVVGVSRTASISFVNPRWYGKYIGTEPIHAPWQVVIFFPKYAPWGPFVNNLTMRIVDSGIMDHLASPLSTINIKEEDVFEAIRLEQLLAAFILLAGGLTLAAVAFSFELLQFRKFRQARSGTQC from the exons ATGGCTAACCGACGTGGAACTGTATTTGACTTTGATCGAGACGGAAAACTGGAAATAGGGATGGGAGAAATTATGACCAAAGGAGCTTCATTTGTCGTTGGAG TGTCCAGGACCGCGTCCATTTCATTTGTAAATCCGAGATGGTACGGCAAATACATCGGAACTGAACCCATTCACGCCCCGTGGCAAGTGGTAATCTTTTTCCCCAAATACGCCCCTTGGGGTCCATTCGTGAACAACCTAACGATGCGAATCGTGGATTCCGGGATCATGGACCATCTTGCTAGCCCTCTTAGTACGATCAACATAAAAGAAGAGGACGTCTTTGAAGCGATCCGTTTGGAACAACTCCTGGCCGCCTTTATTTTATTGGCGGGGGGCTTGACTCTGGCCGCCGTGGCGTTTTCGTTTGAACTACTCCAGTTTCGCAAATTTCGTCAGGCACGTTCAGGCACGCAGTGCTGA